One region of Pangasianodon hypophthalmus isolate fPanHyp1 chromosome 15, fPanHyp1.pri, whole genome shotgun sequence genomic DNA includes:
- the zgc:165604 gene encoding immunoglobulin superfamily member 11 yields the protein MMHGSRLWFFRFTCLVFEFLQYDAVRVTVRESSVEVVQGDSITLPCSFFTMSPLIRLSVIWTLTPFSDQDNPTQVIVYDQGQVIESPSFTSRVEFADMPWNADIVLNDTRVSDAGIYRCVVNNPPETGDPGIGELSLRVLVPPSLPVCMWEGDTDVGGTVTLTCLVMEGVPYPQMSWEKLEPDHITLPISMGGELMGLVQIANMSAQDSGVYRCSVTNALGTQNCYVNLSVYNPTENAPGLLQGVLITISMGLVLLTLLALVLWLHRSARESKWMDGHVEERYEITYTPSVIKRSFV from the exons ATGATGCATGGCTCGAGACTATGGTTCTTTAGGTTCACCTGCTTGGTGTTTGAATTTCTCCAGTATG ACGCAGTGCGTGTCACAGTGAGGGAGTCCAGTGTGGAGGTGGTGCAGGGCGACTCAATCACTTTACCCTGCTCCTTTTTCACCATGAGCCCCCTGATCCGCCTCAGCGTCATCTGGACCCTGACTCCTTTTTCTGACCAAGACAATCCCACACAG GTGATCGTATATGATCAGGGGCAGGTGATCGAAAGCCCCTCCTTCACCAGCAGGGTGGAGTTTGCTGACATGCCCTGGAACGCTGATATCGTCCTGAATGATACACGCGTTTCTGATGCTGGCATCTATCGTTGCGTGGTGAACAATCCACCAGAGACAGGAGACCCTGGAATCGGAGAACTTAGCCTCAGAGTCCTGG TGCCCCCATCtctgcctgtgtgtatgtgggagGGAGACACTGATGTAGGTGGCACCGTGACATTGACATGCCTTGTAATGGAGGGTGTCCCCTATCCACAAATGAGTTGGGAGAAGCTGGAGCCAGATCACATCACCTTGCCCATCAGCATGGGGG GGGAGTTAATGGGTTTGGTGCAAATTGCAAACATGTCTGCACAGGACTCTGGTGTGTATCGCTGCTCCGTGACCAACGCTCTAGGCACACAAAACTGCTATGTGAACCTCTCAGTGTACAACC CTACAGAGAATGCCCCAGGCCTCCTGCAGGGTGTGCTAATCACAATCTCCATGGGCCTGGTGCTGCTGACCCTGTTGGCACTGGTGCTGTGGCTCCACCGCTCGGCTCGGGAGAGCAAATGGATGGACGGCCATGTGGAGGAGCGCTACGAGATCACATACACTCCCTCTGTAATCAAGCGCTCATTTGTCTGA